GCTCCTCATCTGGTTGAGGACAATCGATGATTTCCCGAAGAAGGCAAAGTGGATCTCTGCCGGGGAGCTGCAGTATCTCGAGCGAACGCTTGCCGCCGAGGCTGCCGATAGCAAGCCTCAGGAGCGAGTCAGCTATCTGGCAGCTCTGCTGTCGCCGCAGGTCTTGATTCTTACCGCGATTTATTTTCTCCGTAACTTTGGCAGTTATGGCTCGCTGTTCTGGCTTCCCACCGCTCTTAACAACACGAGGAAGCTCAGCGATCTGACGTTAGGCAACATAATCACGATTCCATATGTGCTGGCAGCGATCCTGATGGTTGCTGCAGCTAAGAGTTCTGACAGGACTGGCGAGCGGCGCGCTCACATGAGCCTCACGCTGATCGTTTCGGGAGTGTCGTTTTTGGCGGCTCTGGCTACTCAGCGATTCCCGTTCGTGTCATTTACTCTGATCAGTTTGGCAGTAGCGGCGGTGTATGCATCGCTCGGCCCATTTTGGGCATTGCCCACAGAGACGCTGCCGCTCAAGGTCGTTGCTACCGCCATGGGATTGATTAACGCAATTGGAAATCTTGGCGGATATTTCGGTCCGGTGGTCGTCGGACACTTCCTGAAGCAATCCGGCGGCTTTGTTTACGGATTTGGAAGTCTGGGCATCGCGCTGATCATCGCGGCGGCGATGGCTTTCATGCTGCGTCCGGCACAGCCGGCGGTTGCGGCGACGGTGAGTTGTTGAGGTATGTCTAAAGCAAAGGCCGCGACGGCGGCCTGACAAACTGATACAAGGCGGCAGCGTCCTGCAGGCGCCGCAGGCTTCGACTTCGACTTCTTCCTTGTAAAAAGAAGTTCGCTTGCTTAATGGCTGTCGCGCGGCACGTAGGCGCCGCTTCCGCCAGGAAGAAAATCCAGATCGGCGCCGCGGTCCGCCTGCATCACGTGATCGAAGTAGAGTTTGTAATAGCCTCGCTCGAATACGGGCTGAGGTGATTTCCATCGCTCTCGACGGCGTGCGAGCTCATGGTCGGTGACGCTTAATTGCAACCTGCGAGCTTCCACGTCCAAGTCAATCACGTCACCATTTTCAACCAACGCCAATGTGCCGCCCGCAGCGGCTTCGGGTGAGACGTGCAGCACTACGGTGCCGAAGGCCGTGCCGCTCATGCGGGCATCGGAGATGCGCACCATGTCGGTGATTCCCTTCTTCAGAATCTTCGGCGGGAGTGGCATGTTTCCCACTTCGGGCATACCTGGATAGCCACGTGGACCGCAATTCTTTAGTACCAATACTGAATTTTCATCTACATCAAGCTCGGCAGAGTCGATGCGCGCGTAGAAGTCTTCGATGTTGTCGAAGACTACGGCGCGCCCGGTGTGCTTCATCAGCTCCGGTGTCGCGGCGGAGGGTTTGAGGACAGCTCCATTCGGGCACAGATTGCCGCGCAGGACGGCGATCCCGCTATGATCCCGAAATGGATCTTTCGCCGGACGGATGACGTCGCGATCGAAGCACTCGGCATCCCCGACGTTTTCGCCGATCGTCTTGCCATTCACTGTAAGCGCGTCGCGATGGATTAAGTCTCCGAGTTCGCGGATCAGCGCGGGTAGTCCGCCGGCGTAGTAAAAGTCTTCCATCAGGTACTTGCCTGCCGGCATCAGGTTCAACAAACAGGGAACGTTGCGCCCGAGTACATCCCAATCGTGCAGAGTGAGATCAACGCCGATGCGGCCTGCGATGGCGAGAAGATGAATCACCGCATTGGTTGAACCGCCAATCGCACCCACAACGCGAATTGCATTTTCGAATGCTTTGCGGGTGAGGATCTTCGACATGCGCAGATCCTCTTTCACCATTTCCACGATGCGACGGCCAGCGGTATGAGCGAGTGTGTAGCGACGCGAATCCACTGCGGGAATGGCAGCGTTCGCAGGTAATCCCATGCCGAGAGCTTCGACGACGCAGGCCATCGTCGAGGCCGTTCCCATCGTCATGCAGTGACCGGCGGAGCGGCTCATGCCGGACTCAGCGGCCATGAAGTCGCACATGCTCATGGCGCCGCAGCGCACATCTTCGCTGAACCTCCACACATCCGTACCTGAGCCGATGTCTCGTCCGCGGAACTTCCCATTCAACATTGGGCCGCCGGAGAGCATGAGCGCCGGAAGATCGCAACTGGCGGCTCCCATCAGCAGCGCGGGCGTTGTCTTGTCGCATCCGGCAAGCAGAACCACGCCATCAACCGGATTTGCGCGAATCGATTCCTCAACATCCATGCTGACGAGATTGCGGAAGAGCATCGTCGTCGGACGCATCAGCGTCTCGCCCAGCGACATCACGGGAAACTCCAGCGGGAAGCCGCCGGCCTCGTAGACTCCGCGTTTCACGTGATCGGCGATTTTGCGGAAGTGCGCATTGCACGGCGTCAGCTCCGACCAGGTGTTGCAGATCCCGATCACCGGACGTCCATCGAACAAGTGATCAGGCAGACCCTGATTCTTCATCCAGCTTCGGTGAATGAAGCCATCGCGATTTCGTAGACCAAACCAGGCTGCACTGCGCAGCTTCATGAATCCAGATCCTCCACAGCTCTTTCCGCTAATTGTTTTACATCTGAAGAGTCTTTTCTCGCCGCCTCGGCGACACAGCGAGGACAAATCCGGCCGCCGCTACCGCCGAGAGAGAAAGATAAAGTACTCCAGCAGTAAATGAATGCGTAGCCTTGCTCAAGTGACCTACGACATAAGGACCGGCGAACCCACCAAGATTGCCGATAGAATTAATCAAGCCAATCGAGACGGCTGCCGCCGTCCCACAAAGAAAGCTGCTGGGTATGGACCAGAAGCCGGGAAGATAACTATACAGTCCGGCTCCAGCCACACAGAACAGCAGCAGTGGCAGAAAGACTCCCTGCGGCCACAAACTCAGCGCCAGGCCGGTGGCGATCAGGAGCATGCTGATTGCAGTGTGCCAGCGCCGTTCGCCAGTACGGTCCGAGGACCATCCGACCAGCAGCATTGATAAGAGTCCGACAGCGAAAGGCAACGAGGCCATAGTTGAGACGAGAAGATTCGAAAAGCCTGACAATCTCTTCAGGATTGTGGGAAACCAGAAGGTAAATCCGAAGACACTGTTTGCCACGAAAAAATATGCCGTGCACAGAAAAACCACGTTCTTGTGCCGTATCGCCTGCCACAAGCTAACCGGATGATCGGCTCGTTTCGCCTCAATTTCTTTCTGAAGTTCTGAACTGATCCATCCCCGCTCCTCCGGAGAGAGCCACGCAGCCTGATGCGGCCAATCAGTCAAATAGAAGATCGTGATTATTCCAAATAGTACCGCCGGCAGACCTTCGAGGATGAAGAGCCAGCGCCATCCGGCAAGGCCGAACCAATGGATTCCCAAAAGCAATCCCGAAATTGGAGACCCTACCAGGTTGGAAATCGGCTGCGCGACGGTGAATGCGGCCAGCGCTCGCGCACGGTCCTGGGGCCGCACCCAGTGACTCAAATAGACAATAATTCCCGGGAAGAAGCCTGCTTCTGCTACTCCCAAGAGAAACCGAACCCAGTAGAACTGCACCGGAGTACGAATGAACCCTGTACACATCGCGATGATGCCCCAGGAGATCATGATGCGTGCAATCCATTTCCGTGCGCTCCACTTTTCAACGAGTATCGTTCCGGGAATCTCGAGCAACAAATATCCAACAAAGAAGATGCCGGCTCCGAAACCATAGATCTCTGGGCCGAACTTCAGATCGTTGACCATCTCGAGTGCGGCATAGCCGACGTTCACCCTATCCAGGTAGGCGATGATGTACAGGAGCGTCACGTAAGGCAGAATCCGTTTGGCAATTCGACGCCGCGTGCGTCGGATTATTGGGTCAGCCACGACTTCAAGGACCATTTCGGGATGTCGTGAGCTACTCATTCGTCAAAGCCCTTCTGAGAGGCATTGGCCTGAAGGCAGCGCGCCAGCAGAATGCGTTGCATGGCCTTGAGCAAAGCCATCTCAGCCTGCTGCTGGCTGACGAGTGTGGCTTGAATGTTTACTCGAGATAGAGCTGTTTGCCATGCTTCTGAAATTGCCAAGTGTCCAACC
The sequence above is drawn from the Acidobacteriota bacterium genome and encodes:
- a CDS encoding dihydroxy-acid dehydratase (catalyzes the formation of 3-methyl-2-oxobutanoate from 2,3,-dihydroxy-3-methylbutanoate), whose product is MKLRSAAWFGLRNRDGFIHRSWMKNQGLPDHLFDGRPVIGICNTWSELTPCNAHFRKIADHVKRGVYEAGGFPLEFPVMSLGETLMRPTTMLFRNLVSMDVEESIRANPVDGVVLLAGCDKTTPALLMGAASCDLPALMLSGGPMLNGKFRGRDIGSGTDVWRFSEDVRCGAMSMCDFMAAESGMSRSAGHCMTMGTASTMACVVEALGMGLPANAAIPAVDSRRYTLAHTAGRRIVEMVKEDLRMSKILTRKAFENAIRVVGAIGGSTNAVIHLLAIAGRIGVDLTLHDWDVLGRNVPCLLNLMPAGKYLMEDFYYAGGLPALIRELGDLIHRDALTVNGKTIGENVGDAECFDRDVIRPAKDPFRDHSGIAVLRGNLCPNGAVLKPSAATPELMKHTGRAVVFDNIEDFYARIDSAELDVDENSVLVLKNCGPRGYPGMPEVGNMPLPPKILKKGITDMVRISDARMSGTAFGTVVLHVSPEAAAGGTLALVENGDVIDLDVEARRLQLSVTDHELARRRERWKSPQPVFERGYYKLYFDHVMQADRGADLDFLPGGSGAYVPRDSH
- a CDS encoding MFS transporter; protein product: MSSSRHPEMVLEVVADPIIRRTRRRIAKRILPYVTLLYIIAYLDRVNVGYAALEMVNDLKFGPEIYGFGAGIFFVGYLLLEIPGTILVEKWSARKWIARIMISWGIIAMCTGFIRTPVQFYWVRFLLGVAEAGFFPGIIVYLSHWVRPQDRARALAAFTVAQPISNLVGSPISGLLLGIHWFGLAGWRWLFILEGLPAVLFGIITIFYLTDWPHQAAWLSPEERGWISSELQKEIEAKRADHPVSLWQAIRHKNVVFLCTAYFFVANSVFGFTFWFPTILKRLSGFSNLLVSTMASLPFAVGLLSMLLVGWSSDRTGERRWHTAISMLLIATGLALSLWPQGVFLPLLLFCVAGAGLYSYLPGFWSIPSSFLCGTAAAVSIGLINSIGNLGGFAGPYVVGHLSKATHSFTAGVLYLSLSAVAAAGFVLAVSPRRREKTLQM
- a CDS encoding MFS transporter; the encoded protein is MTEQRWLRILSISFVMYTIAYIDRTNVSMALPAMSAELHMDPRQAGDAVGVFFWGYLLLQMPAGYLAQHWSAKRVVGILLVAWGVCSVATGLVQSAAQFWMMRLVLGLAEGGVWPAVLVLVAHWFPRAERARANAYWMLCLPLSVVISSPLSGWLLTHWNWRVLLVVEGALPFLWLLIWLRTIDDFPKKAKWISAGELQYLERTLAAEAADSKPQERVSYLAALLSPQVLILTAIYFLRNFGSYGSLFWLPTALNNTRKLSDLTLGNIITIPYVLAAILMVAAAKSSDRTGERRAHMSLTLIVSGVSFLAALATQRFPFVSFTLISLAVAAVYASLGPFWALPTETLPLKVVATAMGLINAIGNLGGYFGPVVVGHFLKQSGGFVYGFGSLGIALIIAAAMAFMLRPAQPAVAATVSC